A region of the Clavelina lepadiformis chromosome 9, kaClaLepa1.1, whole genome shotgun sequence genome:
TCATGTATTAACGTCATTCTTGCACATTTTAAGCCCTTaggctttgctgctttttcccgTCATTGTCTGCTGGCTGAACTGTGATGTTTTTACATTGTAATGATtagcattgtattttttgttttcccactgatgatgatgataaaAAACGATACGATAATAATGATTAGCCTGAGAGTCTAATGATGTGGATGTTTAAGCCTAGCCTTGTAAAAAGGTTCTAtccaatttttattgttgcaTATCGCTTCGTCTGTGTGACCAATAAtgaaaagtgtggcacctgcacacCCAAGATTTACTTACCAAATGCTcgccaaacatttttgtcttCATGCCGAATTAtaatcaacaaacaaaaaagcctGCTTGTATAAACACCAATGATTATATTATAAATGAatgattatattatattatatttgaTATTATAAATGAACAAAGAACTGAGACTTCAGTGCATGCCatcacttaaaaatttgcatgttTGCACGCAAGATTTCTTATTGAAAACCTAGTTTATCATTAATAAGTTACCAGTAAAATGTTGCTGATGTTGGAATTTCTGAAATAATCATAATCTCATGAAAATTCTTTTTAGCGGTGTCACGAAAGATCAAATTTATATGCAAATTGCAATTAAATTGCCAAGTATATATCCAGTAGAGTTAATACTCCTTAATTACTTGTATAATTCATCGCATTTACttcaattgcaaaaaatttattcagCAAATAGTTCACTGCAGTCACTTTTTCTGTAGATAATAACCACTTCTGCAGAAATTTGAACCGAAAGTCCCAAAAACACCTTGTTCTCTTACTTAGAAGTCCACAAATTCTATATATGCTATTGAATACTTTTTATAAACACATGTAGAAGAAACCGGATTTAAGCTTGTAAAGTGTAAGCTCAAAACAGCAGatgattaattaaattaaatgattaaCGAATGTGATAGCCTATTTAGTTTGTGTAATTATATGTGCTGGtaaaggtaaaaataaaaaaattcatcaacATTCCCCCTTGTTTGAAAAACACCAATAGGATTGATTCAAACTGGTTATTAAAGTAAAACAGACAAAACGCAAAATCTCTCTTAAAGGCATATACAGTAAAGAAAAATCACTGAATTTCAAGTATATGTATATTTTAATGTCATCAAGGTAAAAGTAGTCTACATGagtgaaagaaaattgttttatttcttatacAGCCTATTTTTTTCTTACCTTGTTGTAGATGTAGTAATCAATTTAGAATTCTCATGCAGAGTTTTTTGTGACTATCAAATCATGTCAGTTGAATCTATGGACATCAGTATTTTACTGGACTTGTTGCAGTTGGAAAATGAAAAGTGTCCTTCAAAAGATACAACTTCAGCGCAATTGGTAAGTCTAGAATCTTTGACTGGAATGTGCATAGAGCCAGAAGCTACTAAAACTCTGAGAATGCTAAATGGGTTATCCATAATATGGAAGTTATGTTGCAATACAAGGAAACGAAAAGTTGCACAAAATTGCTTGTTTACATTAGCGTCGATATCACAAAATGATGTCTATGCACAACAGGAACTTTGCTGTGAAAGTGTGTTTTCAAGCATTAATATCCTTTTAAGCAGTGAAAACATTTGTGTAAATATGAGAACTTTTGCGACATATTTTGTTCTTTCTCTGGTTTCAAAAAACAAGCAAGGACAAGATTTCATTCGTACATCTGGCTGCCTAGATACATTGATGAAGTTGTTTGCCAAATATGCTGAGTGTTTTTTTTGTCATGCCACCAATAATGTAATGGAGGCAGATAAATCTTATAATTATGCTTTAAGTGTAATTATCAAAACATTGTCATATGCTGTTAATGTTccacaaaatgacaaaaatcaaacacaagTGAGTAAAATTTTTCCATGGGTTATAAATTCAATTCACAAGATCAGAAAACAACCAGACACCCTTGGACTACTTTGTACATTCATATCAGTCACTGTAGAAAATAATACTCATTGCCAAGAAGTTGCACTTTCCTGTAGGTGCATTGAAGTGTTTATTATTGTCCTGAATCGGGCTCTTTCTGACCAAGAAAATAAGAGCATTGGTGATGTAATTACTGCCCTTATTCACTCTTTGCCAACAGAGGGTCAGCACTGGTCCAAATTTATTGCACTTGGTGGCCCACTTTTGTTAATAAGACTTTTGGAACACCTTCCTTCTGAGTACTGGGCTTCCTATCAGTTGACCGAAACTCTTGGACTTCTTGTTCATTGCATGGAGCAACAAAACCTTGAAATTTTAGTCGATGTTGACAAAGTTGCACAGGTTATTGTAAAGTTGATGAATGAAATGCCTGAAGATCAgtattttctgaaaacagcaattaagctgcttaattattttttaacttctaAACGTCCACCATTGAATGAGGATAATCATTCTCCAATTTACTTAGATCAAGCCCAGGAGGAGTGCAGGcatcaaaaagttaaaatgcGTAAGTATTCCAGAAAATCTTTTGACAATGTTTGTCACTTTAAATCGCAACCTGTTATCGAAAATGAAGATGAGATTATTGATGTTGAAGCTGTTTCAGATGTAAGCTGCGGTTCAAAAAGAGTTGTAATAACACCACCTATGGTGTGCAAATCTGGCCAAAACCATTTCAAGGTACTGCAAGAAAATCCCTTTCAAAATCTTCATAGTTCAAGAAATGACATTCAGAACCAACCtgattttaataataataaagttttgaaatcttcaaagtataaaacaaatgttagCCACTTGAGTTCAAACAAATCTCAGCGTAGTACACAGTCTACTGTTGGAAGTATTCAGCGCAAGGCATTCATAAAACCCCAAAATCTCAGTTTACGTTATTTTTTAAAGCCTAAACTGAAACGTCCATCCCTTTCAAAATCAATCGCATTTACCAGTGAGAGCACAAACTTAACAAGACCTTACAAAACTCCGAatgaattgaaacaaaaatacgtGGAACAGTGTGATATAGATGATGCTGTGTCCCTATGTACTGACATTATAGAAGATGAGTTTTTGCGCTCAAGAAGAAGGAAGTCCACTGATATCCCTCTCTGTGGAACCAGCGGAGTATTTCAATTCAGTAACAAAAAGCACCATTAATTAATGAAtgcatttcattttaaatgctGTTTCATTAGTTtcaaaaatgcataaaatcGAATGGAATACTCATGAAATATGTAAGCAACCAATCCTTTGTTTTGGGTACGTTTTCTGTCTTACATAATGCGAGAAATATGTTTAGGTGTTTAAATTTGCCATTAAGGATTGCTTGCTTGTtacttgtttttaatttatatatatatatatttatttatcgttaaaagactTACGTTTATGTTATTAGGTTTGgtttattatatttatgttTGTTATGAAAAGAATAAACGTTTCTGTGGTGTGTAAAAAAATGCTGCTCATAGAGCTTTAAACCCTGCCCCAATTCTTGTGGTGCGGTAAGTTTTGCCATGACTTTCTGTAATAACTTTTCACTCCGTGAACTGCAagtggtttaaatttttttgtatggttttcaaattgtgtttttattctttttcaaCGCCGACATCTGCCGCCTACAATTCTTTTTCTAATCGGA
Encoded here:
- the LOC143471192 gene encoding telomere repeats-binding bouquet formation protein 1-like, whose translation is MSVESMDISILLDLLQLENEKCPSKDTTSAQLVSLESLTGMCIEPEATKTLRMLNGLSIIWKLCCNTRKRKVAQNCLFTLASISQNDVYAQQELCCESVFSSINILLSSENICVNMRTFATYFVLSLVSKNKQGQDFIRTSGCLDTLMKLFAKYAECFFCHATNNVMEADKSYNYALSVIIKTLSYAVNVPQNDKNQTQVSKIFPWVINSIHKIRKQPDTLGLLCTFISVTVENNTHCQEVALSCRCIEVFIIVLNRALSDQENKSIGDVITALIHSLPTEGQHWSKFIALGGPLLLIRLLEHLPSEYWASYQLTETLGLLVHCMEQQNLEILVDVDKVAQVIVKLMNEMPEDQYFLKTAIKLLNYFLTSKRPPLNEDNHSPIYLDQAQEECRHQKVKMRKYSRKSFDNVCHFKSQPVIENEDEIIDVEAVSDVSCGSKRVVITPPMVCKSGQNHFKVLQENPFQNLHSSRNDIQNQPDFNNNKVLKSSKYKTNVSHLSSNKSQRSTQSTVGSIQRKAFIKPQNLSLRYFLKPKLKRPSLSKSIAFTSESTNLTRPYKTPNELKQKYVEQCDIDDAVSLCTDIIEDEFLRSRRRKSTDIPLCGTSGVFQFSNKKHH